In a genomic window of Ralstonia nicotianae:
- a CDS encoding formate dehydrogenase accessory sulfurtransferase FdhD, with amino-acid sequence MPLRPELTNACVPLLDEVEVVDELGHVRAVHIPGERPLTVYLDKRELVTLMTLGGAPEALVLGYLRNQRLVGSVEDIASVQVDWETESAAVTTRAGIPDLDEKTARRTVTTGCGQGTVFGSLMDEIDAVHLPPEARITQTTLYRVVDTIRLQQSIYKQAGSVHGCALFDAQGELLMFIEDVGRHNAVDAIAGRMWLEDMAGGDKVFYTTGRLTSEMVIKGAQMGIPFLLSRSGVTQMGYRMAQRVNLTLFARCTGRHFLLYTGRERFIAEPGMAAVVGPRGELPQPAESGR; translated from the coding sequence ATGCCGCTGCGCCCCGAACTGACCAACGCCTGCGTGCCGCTGCTCGATGAAGTCGAGGTCGTCGACGAGCTGGGCCACGTGCGCGCCGTGCACATCCCCGGCGAGCGGCCGCTGACGGTCTATCTGGACAAGCGCGAGTTGGTCACGCTGATGACGCTGGGCGGCGCCCCCGAGGCGCTGGTGCTCGGCTACCTGCGCAACCAGCGGCTGGTCGGCAGCGTCGAGGACATCGCGTCCGTGCAGGTGGACTGGGAGACCGAGTCCGCCGCCGTCACCACCCGCGCCGGCATCCCCGACCTGGACGAGAAGACCGCGCGCCGCACCGTCACCACCGGCTGCGGGCAGGGCACCGTGTTCGGTTCGCTGATGGACGAGATCGATGCCGTCCACCTGCCGCCCGAGGCACGCATCACGCAGACCACGCTGTACCGCGTGGTCGACACCATCCGGCTGCAGCAGTCGATCTACAAGCAGGCGGGTTCGGTGCACGGCTGCGCCTTGTTCGATGCGCAGGGCGAGCTGCTGATGTTCATCGAGGACGTGGGCCGCCACAACGCCGTCGACGCCATCGCCGGCCGCATGTGGCTGGAGGACATGGCGGGCGGCGACAAGGTCTTCTACACCACGGGGCGCCTGACTTCCGAGATGGTCATCAAGGGCGCGCAGATGGGCATCCCGTTCCTGCTGTCGCGCTCGGGCGTCACGCAGATGGGCTACCGGATGGCGCAGCGGGTCAACCTGACACTGTTCGCGCGCTGCACCGGGCGGCATTTCCTGCTGTACACCGGGCGCGAGCGCTTCATCGCCGAGCCCGGCATGGCGGCCGTGGTCGGCCCGCGCGGGGAACTGCCGCAGCCGGCGGAATCCGGCCGATAA
- the dcd gene encoding dCTP deaminase: protein MSIKSDKWIRRMAEQHGMIEPFEPGQVREADGRRIVSYGTSSYGYDIRCADEFKIFTNINSTIVDPKNFDEKSFVDFKGDVCIIPPNSFALARTMEYFRIPRTVLTVCLGKSTYARCGIIVNVTPFEPEWEGYVTLEFSNTTPLPAKIYAGEGCAQVLFFESDEPCETSYKDRGGKYQGQHGVTLPKT, encoded by the coding sequence ATGAGCATCAAATCCGACAAGTGGATCCGCCGCATGGCGGAGCAGCACGGCATGATCGAGCCGTTCGAGCCGGGGCAGGTGCGCGAGGCCGACGGCCGGCGCATCGTCTCCTACGGCACGTCGAGCTACGGCTACGACATCCGCTGCGCCGACGAATTCAAGATCTTCACCAACATCAACAGCACCATCGTCGACCCGAAGAATTTCGACGAGAAGTCGTTCGTCGACTTCAAGGGCGATGTGTGCATCATCCCGCCGAACTCGTTCGCGCTGGCCCGCACGATGGAGTATTTCCGCATCCCGCGCACCGTGCTGACGGTATGCCTGGGCAAGAGCACTTACGCGCGCTGCGGGATCATCGTCAACGTCACACCGTTCGAGCCCGAGTGGGAAGGCTACGTGACGCTGGAGTTCTCCAACACCACGCCGCTGCCCGCCAAGATCTACGCCGGCGAAGGCTGCGCGCAGGTGCTGTTCTTCGAAAGCGACGAGCCGTGTGAGACCTCGTACAAGGATCGTGGCGGCAAGTACCAGGGCCAGCACGGCGTTACGCTGCCAAAAACCTAG
- the thpR gene encoding RNA 2',3'-cyclic phosphodiesterase, which produces MPHQRLFIALDPSAGTIDALRRVATPLAAQPWPHARWMPRDQWHATVRFLGATPEDGVPYWMRMLESLAGMAAERGPLGIIGAALWPSPARPRVLVVTAKPEDWAQAMASRAEALARDAGYRPETRPFQPHITLARLGGASASPACVAALETAAHALHGAAMRFDSLSLFASRTPPDGPWFERLATVRLSGG; this is translated from the coding sequence ATGCCCCATCAGCGTCTTTTTATTGCGCTCGACCCGAGCGCCGGCACGATCGATGCTTTGCGCCGCGTCGCCACGCCTTTGGCGGCGCAGCCCTGGCCTCACGCGCGTTGGATGCCCCGTGACCAGTGGCACGCAACGGTGCGATTTCTCGGCGCAACGCCGGAAGACGGCGTTCCGTATTGGATGCGGATGCTGGAGTCGCTTGCTGGCATGGCCGCCGAACGGGGGCCGTTGGGGATCATTGGAGCGGCGCTGTGGCCGTCGCCTGCACGCCCGCGGGTACTGGTGGTGACGGCAAAGCCCGAGGATTGGGCGCAGGCAATGGCGTCGCGCGCGGAAGCGCTAGCCCGTGATGCGGGCTATCGCCCGGAGACGCGGCCGTTTCAGCCGCACATCACGCTGGCCCGGCTGGGCGGGGCGTCGGCATCGCCGGCTTGCGTCGCCGCGCTGGAGACGGCCGCACACGCGTTGCACGGTGCGGCCATGCGGTTCGACAGCCTGTCGCTCTTCGCCAGCCGCACGCCCCCGGACGGGCCGTGGTTCGAGCGGCTGGCGACGGTCCGGCTGTCCGGCGGTTAG
- a CDS encoding superoxide dismutase family protein produces MKQLVIGLAAIGLMAGCASNAGTGASTGAPAAGTSALATLAPKSGSNVQGTIKLLQQGDNRVAMAVDIAGLPPNGMFGFHVHEKGDCSSPDGMSAGGHFNPTGQPHGDPRSGPHHAGDIPMLQSDASGKAVGSIVLTGVTLTPGATSLVGRAVIVHAGMDDYKTQPTGNSGGRVACGVIVAN; encoded by the coding sequence ATGAAGCAACTCGTGATCGGACTTGCCGCGATCGGCCTGATGGCCGGCTGCGCTTCGAATGCCGGCACCGGCGCCAGCACCGGCGCACCCGCCGCCGGCACCTCGGCTTTGGCCACGCTGGCGCCCAAGAGCGGCAGCAACGTGCAAGGCACCATCAAGCTGCTGCAGCAAGGCGACAACCGGGTTGCGATGGCGGTCGACATTGCCGGCCTGCCGCCCAACGGCATGTTCGGCTTCCATGTGCACGAGAAGGGCGACTGCTCCTCGCCGGACGGCATGAGCGCGGGCGGCCACTTCAACCCGACCGGCCAGCCGCACGGCGATCCGCGCTCCGGCCCGCACCATGCCGGCGACATCCCGATGCTGCAGTCCGATGCCAGCGGCAAGGCCGTCGGCTCGATCGTCCTGACCGGCGTCACGCTCACGCCCGGCGCCACCAGCCTGGTCGGCCGCGCGGTGATCGTCCATGCGGGCATGGACGACTACAAGACCCAGCCGACCGGCAACTCCGGCGGGCGCGTCGCTTGCGGCGTGATCGTGGCGAACTGA
- a CDS encoding formate dehydrogenase subunit alpha yields the protein MLLTRKPAAQDAKTGQASRPGAATLSGSLARGLAGALPTMDRRTFLKRSGIGVGAGLAASQLSLVKKATVVGEARAAEGKDDIVVRRTVCSHCSVGCAVDAVVQNGVWVRQEPVFDSPINMGAHCAKGAALREHGHGEYRLKTPMKLVDGRYQRISWEQALNEIVARMNAIRQETGPDSFFFVGSSKHSNEQSYLLRKWVSFFGTNNCDHQARICHSTTVAGVANTWGYGAMTNSYNDMQNAKCALYIGSNAAEAHPVSMLHLLHAKETGCKVIVVDPRYTRTAAKSDEYVRIRSGTDIAFLFGVLHHVFKNGWEDRQFIHDRVYGMDKVRDEVLAKWTPDKVEAVCGVPEAQVRKVAEMMAMNRPSTLVWCMGQTQHTIGNAIVRASCIVQLALGNIGRTGGGANIFRGHDNVQGATDVGPNPDSLPGYYGLAAGAWKHYAAVWGVDYDWIKGRFASQAMMEKSGTTVSRWIDAVLEKNELIDQDHNVRAMFYWGHAPNSQTRGLEMKRALDKLDLLVVIDPYPSATAAMANMPAADGTPPNPNRAVYLLPAATQFETSGSCTASNRSLQWREKVIEPLFESQPDQVIMQALADRLGFGGELSKNLKIIEYKRAGMTWREPGTESILREINRSNWTIGYTGQSPERLQAHMRNMHLFDVRTLRCQGGKDPVTGYDLTGDYFGLPWPCYGTPELKHPGSPNLYDTSKHVMDGGGNFRANFGVERDGVNLLAEDGSYSLGAELTTGYPEFDHVFLKKLGWWDDLTDVEKKAAEGKNWKTDLSGGIQRVAMKHGCHPFGNAKARAVVWNFPDPIPQHREPLYSTRPDMVAQYPTHDDKKAFWRLPTLYKTVQQRNIENKVYEKFPIILTSGRLVEYEGGGEETRSNPWLAELQQENFVEINPKAAADRGIRNNDYVWVKTPTGAQIKVRALVTERVGVDHAFIPFHFSGWWQGKDLLDYYPEGAHPIVRGEAVNTATTYGYDSVTMMQETKTTVCQIERFA from the coding sequence ATGCTTCTGACCCGCAAACCGGCGGCGCAGGATGCCAAGACCGGGCAGGCAAGCCGCCCCGGCGCCGCGACGCTGTCCGGCAGCCTGGCGCGTGGCCTGGCCGGCGCGCTGCCGACCATGGACCGGCGGACCTTCCTCAAGCGCTCCGGCATCGGCGTGGGCGCGGGGCTGGCGGCGTCGCAGCTGTCGCTGGTGAAGAAGGCCACGGTGGTGGGCGAGGCCAGGGCGGCCGAAGGCAAGGACGACATCGTGGTGCGGCGCACCGTGTGCTCGCACTGCTCGGTGGGCTGCGCGGTGGATGCGGTGGTGCAGAACGGCGTGTGGGTGCGCCAGGAGCCGGTGTTCGACTCGCCCATCAACATGGGCGCGCACTGCGCCAAGGGCGCCGCGCTGCGCGAGCACGGCCACGGCGAATACCGCCTGAAGACGCCGATGAAGCTGGTGGACGGGCGCTACCAGCGCATCAGCTGGGAGCAGGCGCTCAACGAGATCGTCGCCCGGATGAACGCCATCCGCCAGGAGACCGGGCCCGATTCGTTCTTCTTCGTCGGCTCGTCCAAGCACAGCAACGAACAGTCGTATCTGCTGCGCAAGTGGGTGTCGTTCTTCGGCACCAACAATTGCGACCACCAGGCACGCATCTGCCACTCCACCACCGTGGCGGGCGTGGCGAACACCTGGGGCTACGGCGCGATGACCAACTCGTACAACGATATGCAGAACGCCAAGTGCGCGCTGTACATCGGCTCGAACGCGGCGGAGGCGCACCCGGTGTCGATGCTGCATCTGCTGCATGCCAAGGAGACCGGCTGCAAGGTGATCGTGGTCGACCCGCGCTATACGCGCACGGCGGCCAAGTCGGACGAGTACGTGCGCATCCGCTCGGGCACCGACATCGCCTTCCTGTTCGGCGTGCTGCACCACGTCTTCAAGAACGGCTGGGAAGACCGGCAGTTCATCCATGACCGTGTCTACGGCATGGACAAGGTACGCGACGAGGTGCTCGCCAAGTGGACGCCGGACAAGGTCGAGGCCGTCTGCGGCGTGCCCGAGGCGCAGGTGCGCAAGGTCGCCGAGATGATGGCGATGAACCGCCCGAGCACGCTGGTGTGGTGCATGGGCCAGACCCAGCACACCATCGGCAACGCCATCGTGCGCGCTTCGTGCATCGTGCAGCTGGCGCTGGGCAACATCGGCCGGACGGGCGGCGGCGCCAACATCTTCCGCGGCCACGACAACGTGCAGGGCGCCACCGACGTCGGCCCCAACCCCGATTCGCTGCCCGGCTACTACGGCCTGGCCGCCGGCGCGTGGAAGCACTACGCCGCCGTGTGGGGCGTGGACTACGACTGGATCAAGGGCCGCTTCGCCTCGCAGGCGATGATGGAGAAATCCGGCACCACCGTCTCGCGCTGGATCGATGCGGTGCTGGAGAAGAACGAACTGATCGACCAGGACCACAACGTCCGCGCGATGTTCTACTGGGGCCATGCGCCCAACTCGCAGACGCGCGGCCTGGAGATGAAGCGCGCGCTCGACAAGCTCGACCTGCTGGTGGTGATCGACCCCTATCCGTCGGCCACCGCGGCGATGGCCAACATGCCCGCCGCCGACGGCACGCCGCCCAATCCGAACCGCGCGGTCTACCTGCTGCCGGCCGCCACGCAGTTCGAGACCTCGGGCTCGTGCACCGCGTCCAACCGCTCGCTGCAATGGCGCGAGAAGGTGATCGAGCCGCTGTTCGAGTCGCAGCCGGACCAGGTCATCATGCAGGCCCTGGCCGATCGCCTGGGGTTCGGCGGCGAGCTGTCGAAGAACCTCAAGATCATCGAGTACAAGCGCGCCGGCATGACCTGGCGCGAGCCCGGGACCGAGTCGATCCTGCGCGAGATCAACCGCAGCAACTGGACCATCGGCTACACCGGCCAATCGCCGGAGCGCCTGCAGGCGCATATGCGCAACATGCACCTGTTCGACGTGCGCACGCTGCGCTGCCAGGGCGGCAAGGACCCGGTCACCGGCTACGATCTGACCGGCGACTACTTCGGCCTGCCGTGGCCGTGCTATGGCACGCCGGAATTGAAGCACCCCGGCTCGCCCAACCTGTACGACACCAGCAAGCACGTGATGGACGGCGGCGGCAACTTTCGCGCCAACTTTGGCGTGGAGCGCGACGGCGTCAACCTGCTGGCCGAGGACGGCTCGTATTCGCTCGGTGCCGAGCTGACCACCGGCTACCCCGAGTTCGACCACGTGTTTCTGAAGAAGCTGGGCTGGTGGGACGACCTCACCGATGTCGAGAAGAAGGCCGCCGAAGGCAAGAACTGGAAGACCGACCTGTCGGGCGGCATCCAGCGCGTGGCGATGAAGCACGGCTGCCACCCCTTCGGCAATGCCAAGGCGCGCGCCGTCGTGTGGAACTTCCCCGACCCGATCCCGCAGCACCGCGAGCCGCTGTATTCCACACGGCCCGACATGGTCGCCCAGTACCCGACGCACGACGACAAGAAGGCCTTCTGGCGCTTGCCGACGCTGTACAAGACCGTGCAGCAGCGCAATATCGAAAACAAGGTCTATGAGAAATTCCCGATCATCCTGACCTCCGGCCGGCTGGTCGAGTACGAGGGCGGCGGCGAAGAGACGCGTTCCAACCCTTGGCTGGCGGAGCTGCAGCAGGAGAACTTCGTCGAGATCAACCCGAAGGCCGCCGCCGACCGGGGCATCCGCAACAACGACTACGTGTGGGTCAAGACGCCGACCGGCGCGCAGATCAAGGTGAGGGCGCTGGTGACCGAGCGCGTGGGCGTGGACCATGCCTTCATCCCGTTCCACTTCTCGGGCTGGTGGCAGGGCAAGGACCTGCTCGACTACTACCCCGAGGGCGCTCACCCGATCGTGCGCGGCGAGGCGGTCAACACGGCCACGACGTACGGCTACGACTCGGTGACGATGATGCAGGAAACCAAGACGACGGTCTGCCAGATCGAGCGTTTTGCCTAA
- a CDS encoding arginine/lysine/ornithine decarboxylase: MKFRFPVIIIDEDFRSENISGSGIRALAQAIEEEGMEVTGLTSYGDLTSFAQQSSRASTFIVSIDDDEFINPDNDKPEPEAVENLRSFVAEVRRRNANIPIFLYGETRTSRHLPNDILRELHGFIHMFEDTPEFVARHIIREARNYLDSLPPPFFKALIDYAQDSSYSWHCPGHSGGVAFLKSPVGQVFHQFFGENMLRADVCNAVDELGQLLDHTGPVAASERNAARIFGSDHMFFVTNGTSTSNKMVWHANVAPGDIVVVDRNCHKSILHAIMMTGAIPVFLMPTRNHYGIIGPIPQSEFEPETIARKIAEHPFASQAANKKPRILTLTQGTYDGVLYNAERIKHMLSTEIDTLHFDEAWLPHASFHPFYRDMHAIGQGRARSKDALVFATQSTHKLLAGLSQASQILVQDSETRKLDTYRFNEAYLMHTSTSPQYSIIASCDVAAAMMEAPGGTALVEESIAEALDFRRAMRKVEQEYVGTNGGNGRGDDWWFKVWGPNDLSDEGIEEREAWMLKANERWHGFGDLAEDFNLLDPIKATIITPGLDVDGKFSESGIPAAIVTKYLAEHGIIVEKTGLYSFFIMFTIGITKGRWNSMVTELQQFKDDYDNNQPLWRVLPEFVRQYPQYERIGLRELCDAIHSVYKANDVARVTTEMYLSNMEPAMKPSDAWAKMAHRETERVAIDDLEGRITAILLTPYPPGIPLLIPGERFNRTIVQYLQFAREFNKLFPGFETDIHGLVEEEIEGRVGYFVDCVR, encoded by the coding sequence ATGAAATTCCGTTTTCCCGTCATCATCATCGACGAGGACTTCCGCTCCGAGAACATCTCCGGGTCGGGCATTCGCGCGCTGGCGCAGGCCATCGAAGAAGAGGGCATGGAGGTCACGGGCCTGACCAGCTATGGCGACCTGACCTCGTTCGCGCAGCAGTCGAGCCGGGCGTCCACCTTCATCGTCTCGATCGACGACGATGAGTTCATCAACCCGGACAACGACAAGCCGGAACCGGAAGCGGTGGAAAACCTGCGCAGCTTCGTGGCCGAAGTGCGCCGCCGCAACGCCAACATCCCCATCTTCCTGTACGGCGAGACGCGCACCTCGCGCCACCTGCCCAACGACATCCTGCGCGAGCTGCACGGCTTCATCCACATGTTCGAGGACACGCCGGAGTTCGTGGCGCGCCACATCATCCGCGAAGCCCGCAACTACCTGGATTCGCTGCCGCCGCCGTTCTTCAAGGCGCTGATCGACTACGCGCAGGACAGCTCCTACTCGTGGCACTGCCCGGGGCACTCGGGCGGCGTGGCGTTCCTCAAGAGCCCGGTGGGCCAGGTGTTCCACCAGTTCTTCGGCGAGAACATGCTGCGCGCCGACGTCTGCAACGCGGTGGACGAGCTCGGCCAGCTGCTCGACCACACCGGCCCGGTGGCGGCCTCCGAGCGCAATGCCGCGCGCATCTTCGGCTCGGACCACATGTTCTTCGTCACCAACGGCACGTCCACCTCGAACAAGATGGTGTGGCACGCCAACGTGGCGCCCGGCGACATCGTGGTGGTGGACCGCAACTGCCACAAGTCGATCCTGCACGCGATCATGATGACGGGCGCGATCCCCGTGTTCCTGATGCCGACGCGCAACCACTACGGCATCATCGGCCCGATTCCGCAGAGCGAGTTCGAGCCCGAGACCATCGCCCGCAAGATCGCCGAGCATCCGTTCGCCAGCCAGGCCGCGAACAAGAAGCCGCGCATCCTGACCCTCACGCAGGGCACGTACGACGGCGTGCTGTACAACGCCGAGCGCATCAAGCACATGCTGTCGACCGAGATCGACACGCTGCACTTCGACGAGGCCTGGCTGCCGCACGCCTCGTTCCACCCGTTCTACCGCGACATGCACGCCATCGGCCAGGGCCGCGCGCGCAGCAAGGACGCGCTGGTGTTCGCCACGCAGAGCACGCACAAGCTGCTGGCCGGCCTGTCGCAGGCTTCGCAGATCCTCGTGCAGGATTCCGAGACGCGCAAGCTCGACACGTACCGCTTCAACGAGGCGTACCTGATGCACACCTCGACCAGCCCGCAGTACTCGATCATCGCCTCGTGCGACGTGGCCGCGGCGATGATGGAAGCGCCGGGCGGCACCGCGCTGGTGGAAGAGAGCATCGCCGAGGCCCTGGACTTCCGCCGCGCCATGCGCAAGGTGGAGCAGGAGTACGTCGGCACGAATGGTGGCAACGGCCGCGGCGACGACTGGTGGTTCAAGGTCTGGGGCCCGAACGACCTGTCCGATGAAGGCATCGAGGAGCGCGAGGCCTGGATGCTCAAGGCCAACGAGCGCTGGCACGGCTTCGGCGACCTGGCCGAGGACTTCAACCTGCTCGACCCGATCAAGGCCACCATCATCACCCCGGGCCTGGACGTGGACGGCAAGTTCAGCGAGTCGGGCATCCCGGCGGCCATCGTCACGAAGTACCTCGCCGAGCACGGCATCATCGTCGAGAAGACCGGGCTGTACTCGTTCTTCATCATGTTCACCATCGGCATCACCAAGGGCCGCTGGAACTCGATGGTGACCGAGCTGCAGCAGTTCAAGGACGACTACGACAACAACCAGCCGCTGTGGCGCGTGCTGCCGGAGTTCGTGCGGCAGTATCCGCAATACGAGCGCATCGGCCTGCGCGAGCTGTGCGACGCCATCCACAGCGTCTACAAGGCCAACGACGTGGCCCGCGTGACCACCGAGATGTACCTCTCCAACATGGAGCCGGCGATGAAGCCGTCGGACGCATGGGCCAAGATGGCGCACCGCGAGACCGAGCGCGTGGCCATCGACGACCTGGAGGGCCGCATCACCGCCATCCTGCTGACGCCGTATCCGCCGGGCATTCCGCTGCTGATCCCGGGCGAGCGCTTCAACCGGACCATCGTGCAGTACCTGCAGTTCGCGCGCGAGTTCAACAAGCTGTTCCCCGGCTTCGAGACCGATATCCACGGGCTGGTGGAGGAGGAGATTGAGGGTCGGGTTGGGTACTTTGTCGACTGCGTGAGGTGA
- a CDS encoding TorD/DmsD family molecular chaperone — MTDAQPLQFQLAATPADSAEDLARADLYGLLATLLYRAPDAGLLQRIAAAPLDPADAAAADPADAEGAAGSALTQAWRRLVARAGQTTAAQADDEYTELFIGVGKPEVFLYGSYYQAGFLNEKPLVVLRDDLRRYGLERAEGITETEDHLATLCEVMRYLIAGEDAAVAHVAEQRTFFQRHLAPWAESACDAVLQHPRAAFYAGVAGLAKAFFEVERLALELA, encoded by the coding sequence ATGACCGACGCTCAGCCCCTGCAGTTCCAGCTTGCCGCCACGCCCGCCGACAGCGCGGAGGATCTCGCCCGCGCCGACCTGTACGGCCTGCTGGCGACGCTGCTGTATCGCGCGCCGGATGCCGGCTTGCTGCAGCGCATCGCCGCCGCGCCGCTGGACCCGGCCGACGCAGCCGCCGCCGATCCCGCCGACGCGGAAGGTGCCGCGGGCAGCGCCCTGACGCAGGCCTGGCGCCGCCTGGTCGCCCGCGCCGGCCAGACCACCGCCGCGCAGGCCGACGATGAATACACCGAGCTGTTCATCGGCGTCGGCAAGCCGGAGGTGTTCCTGTACGGCTCGTACTACCAGGCCGGCTTCCTCAACGAGAAGCCGCTGGTGGTGCTGCGCGACGACCTGCGCCGCTACGGCCTGGAACGCGCCGAGGGCATCACCGAGACCGAAGACCACCTCGCCACGCTGTGCGAGGTGATGCGCTACCTGATCGCCGGGGAGGATGCCGCCGTGGCTCACGTGGCGGAGCAGCGCACATTCTTCCAGCGCCACCTGGCGCCGTGGGCCGAGTCTGCCTGCGATGCCGTGCTGCAGCATCCGCGCGCCGCGTTCTATGCCGGGGTGGCGGGGCTGGCGAAGGCGTTTTTTGAAGTCGAGCGGCTCGCCCTCGAGCTGGCGTGA
- a CDS encoding formate dehydrogenase: protein MPDPKTNPHAPAQADTVDAGPARRRFLMGAAVAAAAAGAAATTGRLAPPQAPGAAEPAEPADDKATGYRLTEHIRKYYRTTWI from the coding sequence ATGCCAGACCCGAAGACGAATCCCCACGCCCCGGCCCAGGCTGACACCGTCGATGCCGGGCCCGCGCGCCGCCGTTTCCTGATGGGCGCCGCCGTTGCCGCGGCGGCGGCCGGCGCGGCAGCCACCACGGGCCGCCTGGCGCCGCCGCAGGCTCCCGGCGCCGCCGAGCCTGCTGAGCCCGCCGATGACAAGGCCACCGGCTATCGGTTGACCGAGCACATCCGCAAGTACTACCGCACCACGTGGATCTGA
- a CDS encoding formate dehydrogenase subunit gamma codes for MIACWKHLAMALLLGSAAALASAQQPASVPAVAPANPAVRPAQPFANVVSESVFDLPRRDLAKEAQDQTARRVTQPGNNAPVWREVNSDQAGYASLPGLESGVLIQRTGQKWRLFRNGVITVWGGWLVVLVPLAILAFFLRRGQIRLKAAPTGRRIERFTPTERYVHWTMAISFVTLGVSGIAMLWGKHFLLPLMGHQLFGWLTYVLKNLHNLVGPLFTVSIVVAFVMWAHDNLPRRGDLQWLLRLGGMFGGHGAEVPSHRFNAGEKLWFWGGLVVFGLILSASGWVLDRIVPGVDYYRSTMQLAEIVHAIAAVGMICMSLGHIYIGTIGMEGAYRAMREGYVDEAWAKEHHVLWYDDIQAGRIPAQRSKPPEPPEAREQPAKG; via the coding sequence ATGATTGCCTGCTGGAAACACCTGGCGATGGCGCTGCTGCTGGGCAGCGCGGCGGCGCTCGCATCGGCGCAGCAGCCGGCCAGCGTGCCCGCCGTCGCGCCCGCCAATCCGGCCGTGCGGCCCGCGCAGCCGTTCGCCAACGTCGTCTCCGAGAGCGTCTTCGACCTGCCCCGGCGCGACCTGGCCAAGGAGGCGCAGGACCAGACCGCGCGCCGCGTCACGCAGCCGGGCAACAACGCGCCGGTCTGGCGCGAGGTCAATTCCGACCAGGCCGGCTACGCGAGCCTGCCCGGGCTGGAGAGCGGCGTGCTGATCCAGCGTACCGGCCAGAAGTGGCGGCTGTTCCGCAACGGTGTCATCACCGTGTGGGGCGGCTGGCTGGTGGTGCTGGTGCCGCTGGCGATCCTGGCGTTCTTCCTGCGGCGGGGCCAGATCCGCCTGAAGGCGGCGCCCACCGGCCGCCGGATCGAACGCTTCACGCCCACCGAGCGCTACGTGCACTGGACCATGGCGATCAGCTTCGTCACGCTGGGCGTCTCGGGCATCGCGATGCTGTGGGGCAAGCATTTCCTGCTGCCGCTGATGGGCCACCAGTTGTTCGGCTGGCTGACCTACGTGCTGAAGAACCTGCACAACCTGGTCGGGCCGCTGTTCACCGTCAGCATCGTCGTTGCCTTCGTGATGTGGGCGCATGACAACCTGCCGCGCCGCGGCGATCTGCAATGGCTGCTGCGCCTGGGCGGCATGTTCGGTGGCCATGGTGCCGAGGTGCCGTCGCATCGCTTCAACGCGGGCGAGAAGCTGTGGTTCTGGGGCGGGCTGGTGGTGTTCGGGCTGATCCTGTCGGCCTCGGGCTGGGTGCTGGACCGCATCGTGCCGGGCGTCGACTACTACCGCAGCACCATGCAGCTGGCCGAGATCGTCCACGCCATCGCCGCGGTGGGCATGATCTGCATGTCGCTCGGCCACATCTATATCGGCACCATCGGCATGGAAGGCGCCTATCGCGCCATGCGCGAGGGCTATGTCGACGAGGCCTGGGCCAAAGAGCACCACGTGCTCTGGTACGACGACATCCAGGCCGGCAGGATTCCCGCGCAGCGCTCCAAGCCGCCGGAGCCGCCCGAGGCGCGCGAACAGCCGGCCAAGGGCTGA
- the fdh3B gene encoding formate dehydrogenase FDH3 subunit beta, with protein MARMKFICDSERCIECNACTTACKNEHEVPWGVSRRRVVTINDGMVGAEKSISVACMHCSDAPCMAVCPVDCFYRTEDGVVLHDKDVCIGCGYCSYACPFGAPQFPSQGTFGVRGKMDKCTFCAGGPEPNGSDAEFEKYGRNRLAEGKLPLCAEMCSTKALLGGDGDVIADILRNRVMKRGKGAELFGWGTAYGGAGKSAQAAPAAPTAPAAPAAPAAKPDAPASGAY; from the coding sequence ATGGCGCGCATGAAATTCATCTGTGACAGCGAGCGCTGCATCGAGTGCAACGCCTGCACCACCGCCTGCAAGAACGAGCACGAGGTGCCGTGGGGCGTGAGCCGGCGCCGCGTGGTCACCATCAACGACGGCATGGTCGGCGCGGAGAAATCCATCTCGGTGGCGTGCATGCACTGCTCCGACGCGCCCTGCATGGCGGTCTGCCCGGTCGACTGCTTCTACCGCACCGAGGACGGCGTGGTGCTGCACGACAAGGACGTCTGCATCGGCTGCGGCTACTGTTCGTACGCCTGCCCGTTCGGCGCGCCGCAGTTCCCGAGCCAGGGCACCTTCGGGGTGCGCGGCAAGATGGACAAGTGCACCTTCTGCGCGGGCGGGCCGGAGCCCAACGGCAGCGATGCCGAGTTCGAGAAGTACGGCCGCAACCGGCTGGCCGAGGGCAAGCTGCCGCTGTGCGCGGAGATGTGCTCGACCAAGGCGCTGCTGGGCGGCGACGGGGATGTCATTGCCGACATCCTGCGCAATCGTGTCATGAAGCGGGGAAAAGGAGCGGAGCTGTTCGGCTGGGGGACGGCCTACGGAGGCGCCGGCAAGAGCGCCCAGGCCGCACCGGCTGCCCCAACTGCTCCAGCTGCCCCGGCCGCACCCGCCGCCAAGCCGGACGCACCGGCCTCGGGAGCGTACTAG